One window from the genome of Candidatus Didemnitutus sp. encodes:
- the gspG gene encoding type II secretion system major pseudopilin GspG, producing MNPRKTRAAFTLVEILLALAIVGLLVGLAVTNADKILGGSQESVAKIFVRDALKTSLTRYKIDVGDYPSTTEGLAALLAAPANKADRWHGPYADAPSGKLPLDPWGEQYRYRYPGTKNKGSFDLYSVGPDHADGTEDDIGNW from the coding sequence ATGAACCCGCGAAAAACCCGCGCTGCCTTCACGCTCGTCGAAATCCTTCTCGCCCTCGCCATCGTCGGCCTACTCGTCGGCCTCGCGGTGACGAACGCCGACAAAATCCTCGGCGGCAGCCAGGAATCCGTGGCCAAGATCTTCGTCCGCGACGCCCTCAAGACCTCGCTCACCCGCTACAAGATCGACGTCGGCGACTACCCGTCGACCACCGAAGGCCTCGCCGCGCTCCTCGCCGCTCCGGCCAACAAGGCCGACCGCTGGCACGGCCCCTACGCCGATGCGCCGAGCGGCAAGCTTCCGCTCGACCCCTGGGGCGAGCAATACCGCTACCGTTACCCGGGCACGAAGAACAAGGGCAGCTTCGACCTCTACTCCGTCGGACCGGACCACGCCGACGGCACCGAAGACGACATCGGCAATTGGTGA